A window of the Halichoerus grypus chromosome 2, mHalGry1.hap1.1, whole genome shotgun sequence genome harbors these coding sequences:
- the LOC118538205 gene encoding olfactory receptor 1A1-like, with product MRGDNESFTLGFILLGVSGQQQQEDFFFVLFLFIYPITLIGNLLIILAIRSDIRLHNPMYFFLASLSFVDILFSSVTIPKMLANHVLGSKAISFRGCLTQMYFMIGMANTDSYILAVMAYDRAVAISRPLHYTTIMSPRTCVLLGVGPWVVGNTNALPHTLLTASLSFCGNKEVANFYCDIASLLKLSCSDIHFNVKMMYLGVGVFSAPLLCIIISYVRVFSTVLQVPSTKGVLKAFSTCGSHLTVVSLYYGTVMGMYFRPLTSYSLKDAVITVMYIAVTPMLNPFIYSLRNRDMKAALGKLFSKRLSS from the coding sequence atgagaggagacaACGAATCCTTTACCCTTGGTTTCATTCTCCTGGGAGTCAGTGGTCAGCAGCAACAGGAAGACTTCTTCTTCGTCCTCTTCCTGTTCATTTACCCCATCACATTGATTGGAAATCTGCTCATCATCTTGGCCATTCGCTCTGACATTCGCCTTCACAACCCCATGTATTTTTTCCTTGCCAGTCTCTCCTTTGTTGACATCCTCTTCTCCTCTGTAACCATCCCTAAAATGCTAGCCAACCATGTCTTAGGCAGCAAAGCCATCTCCTTTAGGGGATGCCTAACACAGATGTATTTCATGATTGGCATGGCTAACACAGATAGCTATATCTTGGCTGTGATGGCATATGATCGTGCTGTGGCCATCAGCCGCCCACTTCATTACACAACAATTATGAGCCCACGGACTTGTGTCCTCCTGGGTGTTGGGCCTTGGGTGGTTGGAAACACCAATGCCCTCCCCCACACTCTGCTCACAGCTAGTCTGTCCTTCTGTGGCAACAAGGAAGTAGCCAACTTCTACTGTGACATTGCCTCTTTACTCAAGCTGTCCTGTTCTGACATCCACTTTAATGTGAAGATGATGTACCTAGGCGTTGGTGTTTTCTCTGCGCCATTACTATGCATCATCATCTCCTATGTCCGGGTCTTTTCCACAGTCTTACAGGTTCCATCCACCAAGGGTGTGCTGAAAGCCTTCTCTACCTGTGGTTCCCACCTCACAGTTGTTTCTCTGTATTATGGGACAGTCATGGGCATGTATTTCCGCCCTCTTACTAGTTACAGCCTAAAGGATGCAGTGATAACTGTGATGTACATCGCAGTGACCCCAATGTTAAATCCTTTCATCTACAGTCTGAGAAACCGAGACATGAAGGCTGCCCTGGGGAAACTCTTCAGCAAAAGACTCTCCTCATAA